The Deltaproteobacteria bacterium genome includes the window GACCGGAATCCCCTTCTGTCGGAGGTGCATGCCGATATTGAGATATGCATGGTTTTCGGCCCTGGCAGCGGGGTCATCAGGGGGATTGGACATGGCGATGAGAGAGATCCCCGGGTTCTGCGTGGCGATCCGCCAGAAGATGCGCCTGGAGCCGTCCCCGGCAAGCCGCTGGAACCTGATCCGGTCCGGGGCATGGCCCCATGCCGTCAGGCGGCTCAGGAAGGCGTTTTTCAAGTCGGAGTTCACAGGACGCCCCCGATGAGGTTTTCCGTCACTGTCCGGGATGACATCACCACGCTGTCCATCACCCGGACGCCCTTTTGGACGGTTACCCCTTCCCAGAGAACAGACCGGCCTATTTCCGCCGCCGCTTCGAGTATGGTTCCATGGCCCATGACCGCCCAGTCCGTAACCACGGCAGAGGGATGGATCCGGGAACCCGATCCGGACAGCCGGCGATTGCCGTGCAACGCCTCCTGGTTGGCGAGGAGATAACTGCGGATGGTCCCCACATCCCGCCAGTAATGCCCCTTTGAGACATGGGCCCGGATCGGATATCCCTTCCTGATCAGCCTCAGGTAACAATCGATGATGCTGGAGAACCCGGTCGCCGGGATATGGGAGAGAAGGCCCGGTTCCATGATATGAATCCCTGTAAAGGCCAGTCTGTCGGGGCCGGGGGCCGCAGCGATATCCAGAATGTCAAGATCATGGTTTATGCGCACCTGGTTGAAAGGTTGGCAGTCATGAAGGATGAGGGTGGCCAGGTTGCCTTTCTCCTGATGGAATCGGAATGCCCGGACCAGGTCGATATCGGTCAGAACGTCGCTGTTCATGACGATAAAGGGCGCATGATCCCAGAATCCCTCGGTGTTTTTGATGCCCCCGCCCGTTCCCAGGATGCGTGTTTCCGCCTTGACCTGGATCTTGAGCCCGAAAGGCCGCCCGCTGTCCAGATGGGCCGCCAGCTGCTCTTTGTGATGATGGGTGTTCACGATGAGTTCGTGAACACCGTATCGCCTGAGGTATTGGATGACCCGGTCGATCATCGGCCGGTTGCCCACCGGCATGAGGGGCTTCGGCCTTTTCAGGGTCAGGGGTCTCAGCCTCGTCCCGAGGCCGGCCGCGAGGATCATTGCCTTCATGACGTCTTTTTCCGTTGCATTTATGATGAAGTGATTATACACCATAAACAGGCATGTCAATGAATATTCCTCAAAAAATCGGAGGAACACCGATAGATGCATTCCACACTGGACCTGTCGGAATTGAATAGCTGGATCGGCAGGTTGTTCATGTCAGGAATCCCCGGACCCGAGATGGACAAAGGGACGGAGGCACTGATCCGGGACCGCGCTCTGGGGGGTGTCATCCTGTTTGCAAGGAATATCGAAACCCCCATCCAGGTCGCCACCCTTTGCAGCCGTCTGCAGGAGGCCGCCATGGACAGCCAGGGGATCCCCCTCTTTCTGGCCGTTGATCAGGAGGGGGGCCGGGTTGCCCGGTTGCAGGAACCGTTTACCCGGTTCCCCGGCAACAGCGTCATCGGAAACGACCCCCATGCCACGGAACGGGCCTTGGAATTCGGAAAGACAACCGCGAGAGAGATGGGACTGGTCGGCCTGAACATGGATATGGCACCGGTGGTTGACGTCCGGATGGGAGCGCTCGAACAACACCTGGACGGTCGGATATTCAGCCACGACCCCAAGAAGGTCGCCATGCTGGGACAGTGCGTGGTGAAAAGCCTCCAGGAAAACGGGGTGATGGCGGTGGCGAAACATTTCCCCGGCCTGGGCAGGGCCACCCGCGATCCCCACCACGACCTGCCCACCATCGAGGCGGATATGGATGAGATAGAGGAATCCCATCTCCTTCCGTTCAGGGCGGCCATGGAACAGGGGGTTTCCGCGGTCATGACCTCTCATGCCCTATATCCGGCACTCGATCCTGAATACCCGGGCACCCTGTCCCACAGAGTTGTCACCGGGCTGATGCGGGAAAGGTTGGGGTTTGACGGTCTTGTCGTCACGGACGACCTGGAGATGGGAGCTATTCAGAAGGGATGGGGCGTGGCTGCAGGCGCTGTGGCCGCATTTGTGGCCGGCTGCGATATCCTTTTGATATGTAAGGATCAGGGGGCTGTCTTGGAAGGGATGGCACGACTGAGGGATGGTCTCCTCCGCAAAGAAGTGCCTTTGGAGCGGC containing:
- a CDS encoding NDP-sugar synthase is translated as MKAMILAAGLGTRLRPLTLKRPKPLMPVGNRPMIDRVIQYLRRYGVHELIVNTHHHKEQLAAHLDSGRPFGLKIQVKAETRILGTGGGIKNTEGFWDHAPFIVMNSDVLTDIDLVRAFRFHQEKGNLATLILHDCQPFNQVRINHDLDILDIAAAPGPDRLAFTGIHIMEPGLLSHIPATGFSSIIDCYLRLIRKGYPIRAHVSKGHYWRDVGTIRSYLLANQEALHGNRRLSGSGSRIHPSAVVTDWAVMGHGTILEAAAEIGRSVLWEGVTVQKGVRVMDSVVMSSRTVTENLIGGVL
- the nagZ gene encoding beta-N-acetylhexosaminidase, with product MHSTLDLSELNSWIGRLFMSGIPGPEMDKGTEALIRDRALGGVILFARNIETPIQVATLCSRLQEAAMDSQGIPLFLAVDQEGGRVARLQEPFTRFPGNSVIGNDPHATERALEFGKTTAREMGLVGLNMDMAPVVDVRMGALEQHLDGRIFSHDPKKVAMLGQCVVKSLQENGVMAVAKHFPGLGRATRDPHHDLPTIEADMDEIEESHLLPFRAAMEQGVSAVMTSHALYPALDPEYPGTLSHRVVTGLMRERLGFDGLVVTDDLEMGAIQKGWGVAAGAVAAFVAGCDILLICKDQGAVLEGMARLRDGLLRKEVPLERLHQSVRRVMTAKDRFLGKPPHISLDRVRAYFKRKTPDRA